One genomic window of Polyangium aurulentum includes the following:
- the ctaD gene encoding cytochrome c oxidase subunit I, with product MSQTATVDELGHGTEAGGKNYLNQEAGVWSWLTTVDHKRIGIMYLVSVLVGFTFGGLFALLLRLELLTPKKTIMDASMYNQAFTLHGAAMVFLFIIPSVPAALGNFFLPIMIGAKDVAFPKLNLMSLYLFWIGAIFMLSSIVTGGLDTGWTFYVPYSSGTSTTSVISATFGVFIMGFSSILTGLNFIVTLHKLRAPGMTWFRMPLFLWSLYATSIIQVLATPVLGITLVLLIFERAFHVGIFDPTLGGDPVLFQHFFWFYSHPAVYIMILPGMGIATEMLCVHSRRPVFGYKAIAFSSIAIALVGFLVWGHHMFVSGQSELASTIFSFLTFFVAIPSGVKMFNWLSTLWGGSIRFTVPMLYALTFLFLFAIGGLTGLFLGMLSVDLHLHDTYFVVAHFHYVMMGGTAIAFFGGLHHWWPKMTGRMYSEKLARVGWAFVAIGFNVTFFTQFVLGSRGMPRRYYNYLDQFQPLHAFSTFGSWLLGIGFLITAVTLLKSLKDGERAPANPWGGASLEWETASPPITENFHTTPVIERGPYDHPVEESA from the coding sequence ATGTCGCAAACGGCTACGGTCGACGAGCTCGGTCACGGAACCGAGGCAGGCGGCAAGAATTACCTGAACCAAGAGGCGGGCGTCTGGTCCTGGCTGACGACGGTCGACCACAAGCGCATCGGGATCATGTATCTCGTCAGCGTTCTCGTGGGCTTCACGTTCGGCGGCCTGTTCGCGCTGCTGCTGCGGCTCGAGCTGCTGACGCCCAAGAAGACGATCATGGACGCCTCGATGTACAATCAGGCGTTCACGCTGCACGGCGCGGCGATGGTCTTCCTCTTCATCATCCCGTCGGTCCCGGCGGCGCTCGGCAACTTCTTCCTGCCGATCATGATCGGAGCGAAGGACGTCGCCTTCCCCAAGCTCAACCTGATGAGCTTGTACCTGTTCTGGATCGGCGCGATCTTCATGCTCTCGTCGATCGTGACGGGAGGCCTCGACACGGGCTGGACGTTCTACGTCCCCTACTCGTCGGGCACCTCGACGACGTCGGTCATCTCGGCGACCTTCGGCGTCTTCATCATGGGGTTCTCGAGCATCCTCACGGGGCTCAACTTCATCGTGACGCTGCACAAGCTGCGCGCGCCGGGCATGACCTGGTTCCGCATGCCGCTGTTCCTCTGGTCGCTGTACGCGACGAGCATCATCCAGGTCCTCGCGACCCCGGTGCTCGGCATCACGCTCGTCTTGCTCATCTTCGAGCGCGCGTTCCACGTCGGCATCTTCGATCCGACGCTCGGCGGTGACCCCGTCCTCTTCCAGCACTTCTTCTGGTTCTACAGCCACCCGGCCGTCTACATCATGATCCTGCCGGGCATGGGCATCGCGACCGAGATGCTGTGCGTGCACTCGCGCCGGCCGGTGTTCGGCTACAAGGCCATCGCGTTCTCGAGCATCGCGATCGCGCTGGTCGGCTTCCTCGTCTGGGGCCACCACATGTTCGTCTCGGGGCAGAGCGAGCTCGCCTCGACGATCTTCTCGTTCCTCACGTTCTTCGTGGCCATCCCGAGCGGCGTGAAGATGTTCAACTGGCTGTCGACGCTCTGGGGCGGTTCGATCCGCTTCACGGTGCCGATGCTCTACGCCCTCACGTTCCTCTTCCTGTTCGCGATCGGCGGTCTGACGGGTCTGTTCCTGGGCATGCTCAGCGTCGACCTGCACCTGCACGACACCTACTTCGTGGTGGCTCACTTCCACTACGTGATGATGGGTGGCACGGCGATCGCGTTCTTCGGCGGCCTGCACCACTGGTGGCCGAAGATGACCGGCCGGATGTACTCGGAGAAGCTCGCGCGCGTCGGCTGGGCGTTCGTCGCCATCGGCTTCAACGTGACGTTCTTCACCCAGTTCGTCCTCGGCAGCCGCGGCATGCCGCGCCGCTACTACAACTACCTCGACCAGTTCCAGCCGCTGCACGCCTTCTCGACGTTCGGCTCCTGGCTGCTCGGGATCGGCTTCCTCATCACGGCGGTCACGCTGCTCAAGTCCCTGAAGGACGGCGAGCGCGCGCCTGCCAACCCGTGGGGCGGCGCGAGCCTCGAGTGGGAGACGGCCTCGCCTCCGATCACCGAGAACTTCCACACGACGCCCGTCATCGAGCGGGGTCCTTACGATCACCCTGTTGAGGAGAGCGCTTGA
- the coxB gene encoding cytochrome c oxidase subunit II: MKDPIELGSFWLPRQSSTIAKEIDFAWDVVLWVDILLFIGLMGAMFYFMYRYRRRSEKDKVSLINHNMRLEVTWTIIPTILVLALFAIGLKGYVMSSVAPAEALEIRTTAEMYMWTFTYPDGTVSVNELVVPKGRPVKLVMSSKDVLHSFFVPEFRVKQDVVPGTYTTLWFEPTETRETVLFCTEYCGVGHSDMLAQVKVLEETDFKKWIEMGGTLEKLPPAELGKKLFASRSCATCHSTDGTRIQGPTFKGLFGRTEQIADGSSVKVDENYIRESLLEPTKKVVQGYPAVMPTYKGLLKDQDIDALIAYIKTLQ, from the coding sequence ATGAAAGACCCCATCGAACTTGGCTCGTTCTGGCTACCGCGCCAGTCCTCGACCATCGCGAAGGAGATCGACTTCGCGTGGGATGTCGTGCTGTGGGTCGACATCCTTCTGTTCATCGGCCTCATGGGGGCCATGTTCTACTTCATGTACCGCTATCGGCGGCGCAGCGAGAAGGACAAGGTCAGCCTCATCAACCACAACATGCGCCTCGAGGTGACGTGGACGATCATCCCCACCATCCTCGTGCTCGCGCTGTTCGCGATCGGCCTCAAGGGCTACGTCATGTCTTCGGTCGCGCCGGCGGAGGCTCTCGAGATCCGCACGACGGCCGAGATGTACATGTGGACCTTCACGTACCCCGACGGCACGGTCTCGGTGAACGAGCTCGTGGTGCCGAAGGGTCGTCCGGTGAAGCTCGTCATGAGCTCGAAGGACGTTCTGCACAGCTTCTTCGTGCCCGAGTTCCGGGTGAAGCAGGACGTCGTGCCGGGCACGTACACCACGCTCTGGTTCGAGCCGACCGAGACGCGCGAGACGGTGCTCTTCTGCACCGAGTACTGCGGCGTCGGTCACTCGGACATGCTGGCGCAGGTGAAGGTCCTCGAGGAGACCGACTTCAAGAAGTGGATCGAGATGGGTGGCACGCTCGAGAAGCTGCCGCCTGCGGAGCTCGGCAAGAAGCTGTTTGCGAGCCGTAGCTGCGCGACCTGTCACTCCACGGACGGGACCCGCATCCAGGGTCCGACGTTCAAAGGCCTCTTCGGACGCACGGAGCAGATTGCGGATGGTTCGTCGGTCAAGGTCGACGAGAACTACATCCGCGAGAGCCTGCTCGAGCCGACGAAGAAGGTCGTTCAAGGGTATCCTGCGGTCATGCCGACCTACAAAGGTCTGCTGAAAGACCAGGATATCGACGCGCTCATCGCTTACATCAAGACGCTCCAGTAG
- a CDS encoding SCO family protein produces MRSVASALARIVLTCALVAVAFATNARAAEPTIPKELQGIDIDERPGAVLPADVRLRDMAGKDVTLGSYFDGERPVVVLMAYYECPMLCSLVLNGMLKGMKGLEWTAGKEYRVVVVSFDPRDTPEAARQKREAYVGAYGRSVDERGFDFLVGDEAEVRRLADAIGFKYRWDTETKQYAHAAGAFAITPQGKLSRTLYGIEFQNKDLRLALLEASEGKLGAAWGRVLLFCFHYDSSEGEYVLAGRRLMKAFGGLFALVLAGFLVRMWRAEPRPAR; encoded by the coding sequence TTGCGATCTGTTGCCTCCGCGCTCGCGCGGATCGTGCTCACCTGCGCGCTCGTCGCCGTCGCCTTCGCGACGAACGCGCGCGCGGCGGAGCCGACGATCCCGAAGGAGCTGCAGGGCATCGACATCGACGAGCGGCCCGGCGCTGTGCTGCCTGCAGACGTCCGCCTGCGCGACATGGCAGGGAAGGACGTGACGCTCGGCAGCTACTTCGACGGCGAGCGGCCGGTCGTCGTGCTCATGGCCTACTACGAGTGTCCGATGCTCTGCTCGCTGGTCCTGAACGGCATGCTGAAGGGCATGAAGGGCCTCGAGTGGACGGCGGGCAAGGAGTACCGCGTGGTCGTCGTGAGCTTCGACCCGCGCGACACCCCCGAGGCGGCGCGCCAGAAGCGCGAAGCGTACGTGGGTGCGTATGGCCGGAGCGTGGACGAGCGGGGCTTCGACTTCCTGGTCGGCGACGAGGCCGAGGTTCGTCGGCTGGCCGACGCCATCGGCTTCAAGTACCGCTGGGACACGGAGACCAAGCAGTACGCGCACGCGGCGGGCGCCTTTGCGATCACCCCGCAGGGCAAGTTGTCGCGCACGCTTTATGGGATCGAATTCCAGAACAAGGACCTCCGCCTCGCGCTGCTCGAGGCTTCAGAGGGCAAGCTCGGCGCCGCGTGGGGCCGGGTTCTCCTGTTCTGCTTTCATTACGACAGTTCGGAAGGCGAATACGTGCTCGCCGGAAGGCGCCTGATGAAGGCGTTCGGCGGGCTCTTCGCGCTGGTTCTCGCGGGGTTCCTCGTGAGAATGTGGCGCGCGGAGCCCCGCCCCGCCCGATGA
- a CDS encoding c-type cytochrome encodes MKRLTIVLFGALALAGCRGGKSEEPPVHLFGDMDWQPKYQWGEASPLFPDGRAMRPVVDGTVAQGYLAEDDAYERGKDEKGEFVARAPVEVDEKLMRRGQERFNIYCAPCHDQSGSGRGMVIQRGFPPPVDLSSDRVRAMPDGQVFDTITNGVRNMPSYRKQIPVADRWAIVTWVKVLGLSQHATINDVPADKRGAIEPEAAQ; translated from the coding sequence ATGAAGCGCCTCACCATCGTCCTCTTCGGTGCGCTCGCGCTCGCGGGCTGCCGTGGAGGAAAGAGCGAGGAACCGCCGGTCCATCTCTTCGGCGACATGGACTGGCAGCCGAAGTACCAGTGGGGCGAGGCGAGCCCGCTCTTCCCGGACGGACGCGCGATGCGGCCCGTCGTCGATGGCACGGTGGCCCAGGGCTACCTCGCCGAGGACGACGCCTACGAGCGCGGCAAGGACGAGAAGGGCGAGTTCGTGGCGCGAGCGCCCGTCGAGGTCGACGAGAAGCTCATGCGGCGCGGCCAGGAGCGGTTCAACATCTACTGCGCGCCCTGCCACGATCAGTCGGGCAGCGGCCGCGGGATGGTGATCCAGCGCGGCTTCCCCCCGCCTGTCGATCTGTCCTCGGACCGCGTCCGGGCCATGCCCGACGGCCAGGTCTTCGACACCATCACGAACGGTGTTCGCAACATGCCCTCGTATCGCAAGCAGATCCCGGTGGCCGACAGGTGGGCCATCGTGACGTGGGTGAAGGTGCTGGGCTTGAGCCAGCACGCCACGATCAACGACGTCCCGGCCGACAAGCGCGGCGCCATCGAGCCGGAGGCTGCGCAATGA
- a CDS encoding DUF3341 domain-containing protein: protein MSPPDERVYEEPKKAFGLMGYFLTPGDLLHACEKLKASGYRHYDAHTPFPVHGLEKAMGLPPSKLPWIVLVAGFTGLASAIALTWYVSTDYSLIISGKPSFSYQAYVPIMFELTVLFSAFGTFFGMWGMNRLPTYYHPTMTHPSFPRATDDAFFVSIEARDPKYDAAKTKRLLEELGAKEILEVME from the coding sequence ATGAGCCCGCCTGATGAACGCGTGTACGAGGAGCCCAAGAAGGCCTTCGGCCTGATGGGCTACTTCCTGACGCCCGGCGACCTTCTGCACGCCTGTGAGAAGCTCAAGGCGTCGGGATACCGGCACTACGACGCGCACACCCCGTTCCCGGTGCACGGCCTGGAGAAGGCGATGGGGTTGCCCCCGTCGAAGCTCCCCTGGATCGTGCTCGTGGCGGGCTTCACGGGCCTGGCGAGCGCCATCGCGCTCACCTGGTACGTGTCGACGGACTACTCGCTGATCATCAGCGGTAAGCCCTCGTTCTCGTACCAGGCGTACGTGCCGATCATGTTCGAGCTGACGGTGCTCTTCTCGGCGTTCGGGACCTTCTTCGGCATGTGGGGCATGAACCGCCTGCCGACGTACTACCACCCGACGATGACGCACCCGTCGTTCCCGCGCGCCACCGACGACGCCTTCTTCGTGAGCATCGAGGCGCGCGATCCGAAGTACGACGCCGCCAAGACGAAGAGGCTCCTCGAGGAGCTCGGCGCCAAGGAGATCTTGGAGGTGATGGAATGA
- the nrfD gene encoding NrfD/PsrC family molybdoenzyme membrane anchor subunit, whose protein sequence is MSTVALQDDTPGKRAPLVLGHPDFHAVTERIAGITERKTAKSWLVLLALAVSVLMILLGSLGKLVAQGLGIWGLNNTVFWAWDITGFVFWIGIGHAGTLISAILFLFRQKWRTSINRAAEAMTIFAVMAAAIYPTFHVGRVWFAYWLFPIPNQMSMWPQFKSPLLWDVFAVSTYATVSILFWYVGLVPDLATLRDRATSKTKQIVLGIFSLGWRGSHRNWLNYEKAYLILAGLSTPLVLSVHTIVSFDFAVSIVPGWHTTIFPPYFVAGAIFSGFAMVVSLMVIARKAYGLEGLITIKHLENMNKIILATGTMVGYAYAMEAFIAWYGGNEYERFAFANRMFGPYKWAYWTMWSCNVFSPQLFWFKRFRTSIPAMFVISIFVNIGMWFERFVIIVTSLHRDYIPSSWTYFRPSLFDISTFLGSFGLFFTMFLLFLRFLPAVAISEVKGVMPQADPHAGHDDHATAHDAFAEGGHGDESAESDDAAKDEEEGHEPA, encoded by the coding sequence ATGAGCACGGTTGCTCTCCAAGACGACACGCCCGGCAAGCGTGCGCCGCTCGTCCTCGGTCACCCCGACTTCCACGCGGTGACCGAGCGGATCGCCGGGATCACCGAGCGCAAGACGGCCAAGTCGTGGCTGGTCCTGCTCGCCCTGGCCGTCAGCGTCCTCATGATCCTGCTCGGATCACTCGGGAAGCTGGTCGCCCAGGGTCTCGGCATCTGGGGCCTCAACAACACGGTCTTCTGGGCCTGGGACATCACCGGGTTCGTGTTCTGGATCGGCATCGGCCACGCCGGCACGCTGATCAGCGCCATTCTCTTCCTGTTCCGGCAGAAGTGGCGCACCAGCATCAACCGCGCGGCCGAGGCGATGACGATCTTCGCCGTCATGGCGGCGGCCATCTACCCGACGTTCCACGTCGGTCGCGTCTGGTTCGCGTACTGGCTCTTCCCCATACCGAACCAGATGAGCATGTGGCCGCAGTTCAAGAGCCCGCTGCTCTGGGACGTGTTCGCGGTCTCGACGTACGCGACGGTGTCGATCCTCTTCTGGTACGTCGGTCTCGTGCCGGATCTGGCGACGCTCCGCGATCGGGCGACCTCGAAGACCAAGCAGATCGTGCTCGGGATCTTCTCGCTCGGCTGGCGCGGCTCGCACCGCAACTGGCTGAACTACGAGAAGGCCTACCTGATCCTGGCGGGCCTCTCGACGCCGCTGGTTCTGTCGGTGCACACGATCGTGTCGTTCGACTTCGCAGTGTCGATCGTGCCGGGCTGGCACACCACGATCTTCCCGCCGTACTTCGTCGCCGGCGCCATCTTCAGCGGCTTCGCGATGGTCGTGTCGCTGATGGTGATCGCCCGCAAGGCGTACGGTCTCGAGGGTTTGATCACGATCAAGCACCTCGAGAACATGAACAAGATCATCCTCGCGACCGGAACCATGGTCGGTTACGCGTACGCGATGGAGGCGTTCATCGCCTGGTACGGCGGCAACGAGTACGAGCGCTTCGCCTTCGCCAACCGCATGTTCGGTCCCTACAAGTGGGCGTACTGGACCATGTGGAGCTGCAACGTCTTCAGCCCGCAGCTCTTCTGGTTCAAGCGCTTCCGGACCAGCATCCCGGCGATGTTCGTGATCAGCATCTTCGTGAACATCGGCATGTGGTTCGAGCGCTTCGTCATCATCGTGACGAGCTTGCACCGCGACTACATCCCCTCGAGCTGGACCTACTTCCGGCCGAGCCTGTTCGACATCTCGACGTTCCTCGGCTCGTTCGGCCTGTTCTTCACGATGTTCCTCCTGTTCCTCCGCTTCTTGCCGGCGGTGGCCATCAGCGAGGTCAAGGGCGTGATGCCGCAGGCTGATCCGCACGCGGGGCACGACGATCACGCGACCGCGCACGACGCGTTCGCCGAGGGTGGTCACGGCGACGAGTCGGCCGAGTCGGACGACGCGGCAAAGGACGAGGAGGAGGGTCATGAGCCCGCCTGA
- a CDS encoding TAT-variant-translocated molybdopterin oxidoreductase produces the protein MKRAPYPISPDTSGKQYWRSLGELEQSPEVAESLPREFPEDATEPKGVDRRGFLGIMGASMALTGLAACRRPEEVIVPYTRAPEEHVPGRPVFYATALPMMGTAVGVIVESHQGRPTKIEGNPRHPESQGGTSVFMQASVLDLYDPDRSQSPLERGEARTWDQATAALRALGDDAKKRNGKGLAIVVEDHRSPATAAQLDQLLKLMPDARVVRYEAFGCENAEEGARAAFGKALVPVYDLNEADIILSLDSDFLFSEGPVVRNARGYSARRDPERKDRKISRFYAVESALTITGSNADHRLRMQSRQIPAFAYALAAELAGTHKVALAADVAGAAGTPQLTPKAARYVKAIAADLAKANGAVAIIPGRKQPAAVHALVHALNGALGAVGKAVKLVRPFDEVKSGPAEMVALGKAIGDNTIDTVLVLGGNPAFNAPADAGLAAALKKAKTVVHVGTHVDETGKLAHWHLNRAHPLEAWGDVRSADGTGAIVQPLIAPMYGGKTDAEILELFLGGTRRGYDLVRASWHDAGTQTADFDRAFRRALHDGVWDKSAWAVEAAEPRGAEIAAAIKAQQAAAPKGEFEVTFEPDPHAWDGRYANNGWLQELPDTIHKLTWSNVAALSPSTAKGLGVVDGDLVTVAAGGTSITLPAILAPGQADGTIVLTVGQGRTAAGRVGNGVGFATNPLRTSAGFHIAEGSVTKSVGSVKLPRTQEHFMTEGRPLVLEATADEYTKAARVVPEPKRYLSLFPSREYKERAWGMTIDLSTCIACNACTVACQAENNIAIVGAEGVLLSREMHWMRIDRYYEGSNPDEPKTVAQPMLCQHCENAPCEEVCPVAATSHSPEGLNEMTYNRCVGTKYCANNCPFKVRRFNYFDYTKDTIEQRKMQFNPDVTVRSRGVMEKCTFCVQRINNAKINAKVEGRPIKDGEIVTACQGACPTRAITFGDLNDKESLVAKKADGPRGYRLLEELNVRPRLTYLAKIRNPNPELEGV, from the coding sequence ATGAAGCGAGCTCCGTACCCGATTTCTCCGGACACGTCCGGAAAGCAATACTGGCGGAGCCTCGGCGAGCTCGAGCAGTCGCCCGAGGTCGCCGAGTCTCTCCCGCGCGAGTTCCCCGAAGACGCGACGGAGCCGAAGGGCGTCGATCGCCGCGGCTTCCTCGGGATCATGGGCGCCTCGATGGCCTTGACGGGCCTCGCGGCGTGCCGTCGCCCCGAGGAGGTCATCGTCCCGTACACGCGCGCGCCCGAGGAGCACGTCCCCGGTCGCCCCGTGTTCTACGCGACGGCGCTGCCCATGATGGGCACCGCCGTCGGCGTCATCGTCGAGAGCCACCAGGGCCGCCCGACGAAGATCGAGGGCAACCCGCGCCACCCTGAAAGCCAGGGCGGCACGAGCGTGTTCATGCAGGCGTCGGTGCTGGATCTCTACGATCCCGACCGGAGCCAGAGCCCGCTCGAGCGCGGCGAGGCGCGCACCTGGGATCAGGCGACGGCCGCCCTGCGCGCGCTCGGCGACGACGCCAAGAAGCGCAACGGCAAGGGCCTCGCGATCGTCGTCGAGGACCACCGCTCGCCCGCCACGGCCGCGCAGCTCGATCAGCTCCTCAAGCTGATGCCCGATGCGCGCGTCGTGCGTTACGAGGCCTTCGGTTGCGAGAATGCCGAGGAGGGCGCGCGCGCCGCCTTCGGCAAGGCGCTCGTGCCGGTCTACGACCTCAACGAGGCCGACATCATCCTCTCGCTCGACTCGGACTTCCTGTTCAGCGAGGGCCCCGTCGTCCGCAACGCCCGCGGCTACTCGGCGCGGCGCGATCCCGAGCGCAAGGACCGCAAGATCAGCCGGTTCTACGCGGTCGAGAGCGCCCTGACGATCACGGGCTCGAACGCCGATCACCGCCTGCGCATGCAGAGCCGGCAGATCCCGGCGTTCGCGTACGCCCTCGCGGCCGAGCTCGCGGGCACGCACAAGGTGGCTCTCGCGGCCGACGTCGCGGGCGCTGCCGGCACCCCGCAGCTCACCCCGAAGGCGGCCCGGTACGTCAAGGCGATCGCGGCCGACCTCGCGAAGGCGAACGGCGCGGTGGCGATCATCCCCGGCCGCAAGCAGCCGGCGGCGGTGCACGCGCTCGTGCACGCGCTGAACGGGGCGCTCGGCGCGGTCGGCAAGGCCGTGAAGCTCGTGCGGCCCTTCGACGAGGTGAAGAGCGGCCCGGCCGAGATGGTCGCGCTCGGCAAGGCGATCGGCGACAACACGATCGACACGGTGCTCGTGCTCGGGGGCAACCCCGCGTTCAACGCGCCCGCCGACGCGGGCCTCGCCGCGGCGCTCAAGAAGGCGAAGACCGTGGTCCACGTCGGCACGCACGTGGACGAGACCGGCAAGCTCGCCCATTGGCACCTCAATCGCGCCCACCCCCTCGAGGCGTGGGGCGACGTGCGGAGCGCGGACGGCACCGGCGCCATCGTGCAGCCGCTCATCGCGCCGATGTACGGCGGCAAGACCGACGCCGAGATCCTCGAGCTGTTCCTCGGCGGCACGCGCCGCGGCTACGACCTCGTGCGCGCGAGCTGGCACGACGCCGGCACCCAGACGGCCGACTTCGATCGCGCCTTCCGCCGCGCGCTGCACGACGGCGTGTGGGACAAGAGCGCGTGGGCGGTCGAGGCCGCGGAGCCGCGCGGCGCCGAGATCGCTGCGGCGATCAAGGCGCAGCAGGCGGCGGCGCCGAAGGGCGAGTTCGAGGTCACCTTCGAGCCCGACCCGCACGCGTGGGATGGCCGTTACGCGAACAACGGCTGGCTGCAGGAGCTGCCGGACACGATCCACAAGCTCACCTGGAGCAACGTCGCGGCCCTCTCGCCTTCGACGGCGAAGGGGCTCGGCGTGGTCGACGGTGATCTCGTCACGGTCGCGGCGGGCGGCACGAGCATCACGCTCCCCGCGATCCTCGCGCCTGGCCAGGCCGACGGCACGATCGTGCTGACGGTGGGGCAGGGGCGCACGGCGGCGGGCCGGGTCGGCAATGGCGTCGGCTTTGCGACCAACCCGTTGCGCACGAGCGCGGGCTTCCACATCGCGGAAGGCTCGGTGACCAAGTCTGTCGGGTCCGTCAAGCTCCCGCGCACGCAGGAGCACTTCATGACCGAGGGGCGTCCCCTCGTGCTGGAAGCGACGGCCGACGAGTACACCAAGGCGGCGCGGGTCGTCCCCGAGCCGAAGCGCTACCTGAGCCTGTTCCCGTCGCGCGAGTACAAGGAGCGCGCCTGGGGCATGACGATCGACCTGAGCACGTGCATCGCTTGCAACGCGTGCACCGTCGCGTGCCAGGCCGAGAACAACATCGCGATCGTGGGCGCCGAGGGCGTCTTGCTCTCGCGCGAGATGCACTGGATGCGCATCGACCGCTACTACGAGGGCTCGAACCCCGACGAGCCCAAGACCGTGGCGCAGCCGATGCTCTGCCAGCACTGCGAGAACGCGCCGTGCGAAGAGGTCTGCCCGGTGGCGGCGACGTCTCACAGCCCCGAGGGGCTGAACGAGATGACGTACAACCGCTGCGTCGGCACGAAGTACTGCGCCAACAACTGCCCGTTCAAGGTGCGGCGCTTCAACTACTTCGACTACACGAAGGACACGATCGAGCAGCGCAAGATGCAGTTCAACCCCGACGTCACGGTGCGCAGCCGAGGCGTCATGGAGAAGTGCACCTTCTGCGTGCAGCGCATCAACAACGCGAAGATCAACGCGAAGGTCGAGGGCAGGCCCATCAAGGACGGTGAGATCGTGACGGCGTGCCAGGGCGCTTGCCCGACGCGGGCCATCACCTTCGGCGATCTCAACGACAAGGAGAGCCTGGTGGCGAAGAAGGCCGACGGGCCTCGTGGGTACAGGCTCCTCGAGGAGCTGAACGTCCGCCCGCGCCTCACCTACCTGGCCAAGATCCGAAACCCCAACCCTGAGCTCGAGGGCGTATGA
- a CDS encoding cytochrome c3 family protein yields MARYIFPRWSNRVLPMVVGLVLLPLGTAAAGGLWYYGTNKHVEVGYTPTQPVDYSHKLHAGDLGIDCRYCHTAVDKSANATVPPTETCMNCHSKVKTDSPKLLPVRESYASGNPIPWVRVHNLPDYAYFNHQVHVTAAVGCQSCHGRVDQMIKVSQVEPLSMGWCLDCHRNPEPSLRAPSDVTKMVDDTASLAKAAGAGGARKVSPPVNCSGCHR; encoded by the coding sequence ATGGCGAGATATATATTCCCAAGGTGGTCCAACCGGGTCTTGCCGATGGTTGTCGGCCTCGTCCTGCTTCCGCTCGGCACGGCGGCTGCCGGCGGCCTCTGGTACTACGGTACCAATAAGCACGTAGAGGTCGGCTACACCCCCACGCAGCCCGTGGACTACAGCCACAAGCTTCATGCCGGCGATCTCGGCATCGACTGCCGTTATTGCCACACGGCGGTCGACAAGAGCGCCAACGCAACCGTTCCACCTACCGAGACGTGCATGAACTGCCACTCGAAGGTGAAGACGGATAGTCCCAAGCTCTTGCCAGTCCGGGAGAGCTATGCGTCCGGCAACCCGATCCCCTGGGTTCGGGTCCACAACCTGCCGGATTACGCATATTTCAACCACCAGGTGCATGTCACCGCAGCCGTTGGCTGTCAGAGCTGCCACGGCCGGGTCGACCAGATGATCAAGGTCAGCCAGGTCGAGCCGCTCTCGATGGGCTGGTGCCTCGACTGCCACCGCAATCCCGAGCCGAGCCTGCGCGCTCCGAGCGACGTCACGAAGATGGTCGATGACACGGCCAGCCTCGCGAAGGCTGCGGGCGCGGGCGGGGCGCGAAAGGTCTCGCCGCCCGTTAACTGTTCCGGGTGCCACCGATGA
- a CDS encoding iron-containing redox enzyme family protein: MGDAEVRWARVAPGTLIVATRERAFLASPDAADQPSAFLDPDPGPASLEATAKLLDAAIGAGQRAAPPRQSPPALTPLRWAYRLAGYYHTTHATPRLMAEAERRFAAQGRGGLAAWAGRKVRDEGGHDLLALRDLAALGYDGPALVRAIVPPAPAALVDSFESLVGEDDPVGSVGYAYALERLATTRDGRYLAAVRAVLPEGVDATRCLRVHSATGTDEGHVEDIIAVAASLSHEERERIAAAAYRTTLLAASPPTAAILSEEELALALAPFRILG; encoded by the coding sequence ATGGGTGACGCCGAGGTTCGCTGGGCGCGTGTCGCGCCGGGTACGTTGATCGTGGCCACCCGCGAGCGCGCGTTCCTCGCCTCGCCCGACGCCGCCGACCAGCCCTCGGCCTTCCTCGACCCCGACCCCGGGCCCGCGAGCCTCGAGGCCACGGCAAAGCTGCTCGACGCGGCGATCGGCGCCGGGCAGCGCGCGGCCCCGCCACGGCAGAGCCCGCCCGCGCTCACCCCGCTGCGCTGGGCGTACCGGCTGGCCGGCTACTACCACACGACCCACGCCACCCCGCGCCTCATGGCCGAGGCAGAGCGCCGCTTCGCCGCGCAGGGCAGGGGAGGGCTCGCCGCGTGGGCCGGGCGCAAGGTGCGCGATGAAGGGGGCCACGACCTGCTCGCGCTGCGCGATCTCGCCGCCCTCGGTTACGACGGGCCCGCGCTCGTCCGCGCGATCGTCCCCCCGGCGCCCGCGGCGCTCGTCGACTCCTTCGAGTCGCTCGTCGGGGAAGACGATCCCGTGGGCTCGGTCGGCTACGCGTACGCGCTCGAGAGGCTCGCCACGACGCGCGACGGCCGCTATCTCGCCGCGGTGCGGGCCGTGCTGCCCGAGGGCGTCGACGCCACGCGCTGCCTGCGCGTCCACAGCGCGACCGGGACCGACGAGGGGCACGTGGAGGACATCATCGCCGTCGCGGCGTCCCTCTCGCACGAAGAACGCGAAAGAATTGCCGCCGCCGCCTATCGAACGACCCTCCTCGCGGCCTCGCCCCCGACCGCGGCGATCTTGTCCGAGGAAGAGCTCGCGCTCGCGCTCGCGCCGTTCCGGATCCTGGGCTGA